A stretch of Gouania willdenowi chromosome 21, fGouWil2.1, whole genome shotgun sequence DNA encodes these proteins:
- the LOC114454850 gene encoding gamma-crystallin M3-like, producing MTMGKIIFYEDRNFQGRSYETSSDCSDMSSYLSRCHSCRVESGCFMVYDRTNFMGNQFFVRRGEYSDYQRMGMSDCIRSCRTIPMHRGQFRMRIYERENFGGQSHELMEDCDNMMDRYRMSDCMSCNVMDGHWLMYEQPHYRGRMMYLRPGEYRSFREMGMSGTRFMSMRRIMDSCY from the exons ATGACCATGGGAAAG ATCATCTTCTATGAGGACAGGAACTTCCAGGGTCGTTCCTATGAGACCAGCAGCGACTGCTCCGACATGTCCTCCTACCTGAGCAGGTGTCACTCCTGCAGGGTGGAGAGCGGCTGCTTCATGGTCTACGACCGCACCAACTTCATGGGGAACCAGTTCTTCGTCAGGAGGGGAGAGTACTCCGACTACCAGCGCATGGGCATGAGCGACTGCATCCGCTCCTGCCGCACCATTCCCATG CACAGAGGCCAGTTCAGGATGAGGATCTACGAGCGTGAGAACTTTGGAGGTCAGAGCCACGAGCTGATGGAGGACTGTGACAACATGATGGACCGCTACCGCATGTCCGACTGCATGTCCTGCAACGTGATGGACGGCCACTGGCTGATGTATGAGCAGCCCCACTACAGAGGCAGGATGATGTACCTGAGGCCTGGGGAGTACCGCAGCTTCAGGGAGATGGGCATGAGCGGCACACGCTTCATGAGCATGAGACGCATCATGGATTcctgctattaa